The DNA window AAAGCAAACGGTGATTATGAAGGATATGTAATGGGCACATCTGTTGCACGTCCATTGATTGCCAAAAAAGTGGTGGAAGTTGCTGAAAAAGAAAAAGCGAGTGCACTTTCTCATGGATGCACCGGCAAAGGCAATGACCAGCTCCGCTTTGAAGCGGTTTTCAGGCTAACCGACCTTGAAGTGATAGCTCCTATGCGGGATATGAACCTCACCCGCGAGTGGGAAATTGAATACGCAAAAAAACATGGGATACCAGTCTCTGTTACCACAGGTGAACCGTGGAGCATAGATGAAAACATATGGAGCCGGAGTATAGAAGGAGGAGAACTTGAAGACCCTGCATGTGCTCCTCCACAGGAAATCTACAGCTGGACAGTATCACCGGATGATGCTCCTGAAGCACAGGCGATGGTGATCGGATTCGATAATGGTGTCCCTGTGTCCCTTGACGGAAAAGAGATGGATGGAGTTGAACTCATACAGCAACTAAACAATATCGCTGGCTCACACGGTATAGGCAGGACTGACATGATAGAAGACCGGGTTCTTGGTTTAAAAGCCAGAGAAAATTATGAACACCCTGCAGCAACCGTACTTCTGACCGCTCATCAGGATCTGGAAAAACTGGTACTTACCCGTTCAGAAATCAGGTTCAAGGCTGATGTTGATGCCCAGTGGTCAGAACTTGCATATTACGGCCTTGTTGATGAGCCTTTATATACAGACCTTAATGAATTCATTAATAAGACACAGGAACGTGTTACAGGAAAAGTAACAGTAAAACTGCACAAAGGCAATGTCAGTGTACTGGCTCGAAGTTCACCATATGCATTGTATTCAGAAGAGTTTGTATCCTTTGACAGCAAAACCATAAATCAGAAGGATGCTGAAGGGTTTGCTAAATATTACGGATTCCAGTCCCGCCTGTACAAAAAATTTGTAGAGAAATAATTCAATCTACTTCTCCTTTCTTATTTTTGTATCATTACTATTTTTATAAGGTTAAATCATATTTTATCCCGAATCCAATGGTTCAAAGAAAACTTTTTAAGGAATACTTGAGAAAAATTTTTCATCTGATATCTGTTCTTATTATTGTTATTTATGCATTTCTTGGTAAACAGATAGTTCTTATACTTCTGTTTGTATCTCTAATTTTTTTTCTTGTACTTGAATACATCCGTCTTGAAAGGTCCATAAAACTTCCAATGCTGCATGTTTTATATCGTACCAGCGAAAAAAATCAACTTGGAGGGCATGTATTTCTTACCATTGGTGCTATTATATCCATTGCGATGTTTAGTAAACAAATCGCTTTTGCCTGTATTCTTATGACAACTCTGGGTGATTTATTTGCGGCTATTGTAGGCAAAACATTTGGAAATACAAAACTTGCATATAATGATAAATCACTGGAAGGAAGTGCTTCCGAATTTGTAGTTGACCTGGCAATAGGGTTTGTTTTTACCGGTAACTGGATAATAGCTGTGGGAATGGCATTTGTTGCTACTGTTGTTGAGACTACCGTGGTAAAGATAGATGATAATTTAATGATTCCATTGATTTCAGGTATAACCGGTGAAATTTTGTTATATTTAATTTTTTAACCGGTGGATAAAAACTTATTAGTATCTACA is part of the Methanohalobium evestigatum Z-7303 genome and encodes:
- a CDS encoding diacylglycerol/polyprenol kinase family protein, whose product is MVQRKLFKEYLRKIFHLISVLIIVIYAFLGKQIVLILLFVSLIFFLVLEYIRLERSIKLPMLHVLYRTSEKNQLGGHVFLTIGAIISIAMFSKQIAFACILMTTLGDLFAAIVGKTFGNTKLAYNDKSLEGSASEFVVDLAIGFVFTGNWIIAVGMAFVATVVETTVVKIDDNLMIPLISGITGEILLYLIF
- a CDS encoding argininosuccinate synthase, with amino-acid sequence MPEPKKVVLAYSGGLDTSVCIPLLKEEYGYDEVITVAVNVGQPEEEIKEADEKAEKISDKHYTIDARKEFVNDYIFPLIKANGDYEGYVMGTSVARPLIAKKVVEVAEKEKASALSHGCTGKGNDQLRFEAVFRLTDLEVIAPMRDMNLTREWEIEYAKKHGIPVSVTTGEPWSIDENIWSRSIEGGELEDPACAPPQEIYSWTVSPDDAPEAQAMVIGFDNGVPVSLDGKEMDGVELIQQLNNIAGSHGIGRTDMIEDRVLGLKARENYEHPAATVLLTAHQDLEKLVLTRSEIRFKADVDAQWSELAYYGLVDEPLYTDLNEFINKTQERVTGKVTVKLHKGNVSVLARSSPYALYSEEFVSFDSKTINQKDAEGFAKYYGFQSRLYKKFVEK